A region from the Desmospora profundinema genome encodes:
- the purE gene encoding 5-(carboxyamino)imidazole ribonucleotide mutase: protein MALPQVGVIMGSTSDWPTMEQCCDVLQELTIPFEKRVVSAHRTPDEMFRYAEEAEQRGLKVIIAGAGGAAHLPGMVAAKTVLPVIGVPIKTSTLNGLDSLYSIVQMPGGVPVATVSIGQAGAVNAGLLAAEILGAHDETVREQLRQRREAIRRRVLETANLDG from the coding sequence ATGGCGTTGCCACAGGTGGGGGTCATTATGGGAAGCACTTCCGATTGGCCCACCATGGAGCAGTGTTGTGACGTGCTTCAGGAGCTGACGATTCCGTTTGAGAAAAGGGTGGTTTCGGCCCATCGCACTCCGGATGAAATGTTTCGTTATGCAGAAGAAGCGGAACAGCGTGGGCTGAAAGTGATCATCGCTGGGGCCGGCGGGGCTGCCCATCTGCCGGGAATGGTGGCGGCCAAAACCGTATTGCCGGTCATCGGTGTTCCGATCAAAACGTCTACCTTAAACGGATTGGATTCTCTGTATTCCATTGTTCAGATGCCGGGTGGCGTACCGGTGGCAACCGTTTCTATCGGTCAGGCAGGGGCGGTCAATGCCGGATTGCTGGCGGCTGAAATCCTAGGTGCTCATGACGAAACCGTTCGTGAGCAGCTCCGTCAACGGAGAGAAGCGATCCGTCGTCGGGTATTGGAGACAGCAAATTTGGATGGGTGA
- a CDS encoding MFS transporter — MKELLRIRAFVLVWAGQFASGLGGMFATFLEGWLVYELTGSKLAMGALHTAYLVPLLTVQLLVGPFLDRWDLRKVMIASEWIRAVAYLFPAVMLTWGWLEPWHLFVSAVFTGITEPLFRPATMAYVPAIVPKEKLIKANSLLEGTMSFALLIGPPAAGLLLVWWDPQYILYLLVSLMGTAGLVLWFLPCREGERATVQPVSWFRQFREGAAFFKTAPVLLGTGLLILLGNMSFSATNPMFLPYVTDVLNGSSFQVGLLFSTYSLGILAGSMFMGWIPEPKRKKNYILGANLIMGSCLGLLSVAYWYPLALLLAVVSGFFGIWFNILNSTLYQRMVPEQLRGRVFALRLLMAQGGMPIGAMFGGVIAESWGVMPLFAIAGSMVVTVTIIAWFLPVFAKLNQEWEAPNEQAVS, encoded by the coding sequence ATGAAAGAGCTGCTGCGTATTCGGGCCTTTGTATTGGTGTGGGCGGGTCAATTTGCATCCGGGTTGGGAGGGATGTTCGCCACGTTTTTAGAAGGGTGGCTGGTATACGAGCTGACGGGTTCCAAGCTGGCGATGGGTGCTCTTCATACCGCTTATTTGGTGCCGCTTTTGACGGTGCAGCTTTTGGTGGGCCCCTTTCTGGATCGATGGGATCTGCGCAAAGTGATGATCGCATCCGAGTGGATCCGAGCCGTTGCTTATTTGTTTCCGGCTGTGATGTTAACGTGGGGGTGGTTGGAACCGTGGCACCTGTTTGTTTCCGCTGTCTTCACCGGAATTACCGAGCCTTTGTTTCGCCCTGCCACCATGGCTTATGTACCTGCGATCGTTCCGAAAGAAAAACTGATCAAAGCCAATTCGCTCCTGGAAGGGACGATGAGTTTCGCACTTTTGATCGGTCCTCCTGCAGCAGGATTGCTGCTTGTATGGTGGGATCCGCAGTACATCTTATATTTATTGGTCTCGCTGATGGGCACCGCGGGTTTGGTGTTATGGTTTCTCCCATGTAGGGAAGGGGAGAGAGCCACTGTCCAACCCGTTTCCTGGTTTCGTCAATTTCGGGAAGGAGCTGCTTTTTTTAAGACGGCGCCGGTATTGTTGGGGACCGGGTTGTTAATCCTATTGGGCAATATGAGTTTCAGCGCAACCAATCCCATGTTTCTCCCTTATGTAACGGATGTATTAAATGGATCTTCCTTTCAGGTGGGATTGCTGTTTTCCACGTACTCCTTGGGAATTTTGGCGGGCTCTATGTTTATGGGCTGGATACCGGAACCGAAGCGGAAGAAAAACTATATATTGGGGGCTAATCTCATCATGGGGAGTTGCCTGGGTTTGTTATCCGTCGCTTATTGGTACCCCTTGGCTCTTTTACTGGCAGTGGTCAGCGGTTTTTTCGGCATTTGGTTCAACATCTTAAACTCGACGCTGTATCAACGCATGGTTCCGGAACAGTTAAGAGGAAGAGTGTTCGCTTTACGCCTGTTAATGGCTCAGGGTGGTATGCCGATCGGTGCGATGTTCGGAGGAGTGATCGCTGAATCCTGGGGTGTGATGCCCTTATTTGCCATTGCAGGGAGCATGGTGGTGACAGTAACCATCATTGCGTGGTTTCTTCCGGTTTTCGCTAAGCTAAATCAGGAGTGGGAAGCACCCAACGAGCAAGCAGTCAGTTGA
- a CDS encoding dicarboxylate/amino acid:cation symporter encodes MSLTKKILIGIFLGLVTGLVLHLFFPNTFESVNTYLFAPVADLFLRAIKMIVVPLVFFSIAIGAAGMADPKKLGRVGGKTIFFYLITTAIAISLALVFANVIGPGNGANVSLPESQPEINEAPPVMDTLLNIVPDNPVTALAEGQMLQIIFFALVFGLGMAFLGSKVERVREVVEQANEIMMWLVHQLMKVVPYAAFALMAKAIGEAGIDLIGSMALYMITLVLVLLVHMLVTYGSFLKFVAKISPFRFYKNMFPAMEVAFTTSSSAATLPVTMDRVENGLKVPKSISSFVLPLGATINMDGTAIMQGVAAIFIAQVYGIDLTLTQQLLIILTATLASIGTAAVPSAGIVMLTVVFPTVGLPLEGLAIVLGVDRLLDMARTATNITGDAMVATCVAKTEGADVEVNEEAVKTA; translated from the coding sequence ATGAGCTTGACCAAAAAGATTCTCATCGGAATATTCCTCGGTCTCGTGACGGGGCTGGTTCTTCATCTGTTTTTCCCAAACACATTTGAATCGGTAAACACCTACTTGTTTGCGCCGGTAGCCGATTTGTTCCTGCGGGCGATCAAGATGATCGTAGTGCCGTTGGTCTTCTTTTCCATCGCCATCGGTGCGGCGGGAATGGCCGATCCTAAGAAACTGGGCCGGGTGGGCGGCAAAACGATCTTCTTTTACTTGATCACGACGGCGATCGCCATCAGCTTGGCTTTGGTATTTGCCAACGTGATCGGGCCCGGTAACGGGGCTAACGTGTCGCTTCCGGAGAGCCAACCCGAAATTAATGAAGCTCCCCCTGTAATGGACACCCTGCTTAACATCGTTCCGGATAACCCGGTCACAGCTTTGGCTGAAGGGCAGATGCTGCAAATCATCTTCTTCGCTTTGGTGTTCGGGTTGGGGATGGCCTTCCTGGGCAGCAAAGTGGAGCGGGTTCGGGAAGTGGTGGAGCAGGCCAATGAAATTATGATGTGGCTGGTCCATCAGCTGATGAAAGTGGTTCCCTACGCCGCTTTCGCTCTGATGGCAAAGGCGATCGGCGAAGCGGGCATCGATCTGATCGGTTCCATGGCCCTGTATATGATTACCCTTGTGTTGGTCCTGCTGGTTCACATGTTGGTTACCTACGGATCGTTCCTGAAATTTGTGGCCAAGATCAGCCCGTTCCGGTTCTATAAAAACATGTTCCCGGCGATGGAGGTGGCCTTCACCACCAGCAGCAGCGCCGCCACCTTGCCGGTCACCATGGACCGAGTGGAGAACGGCCTAAAAGTGCCGAAGAGCATCAGCAGTTTTGTTCTGCCTCTGGGTGCCACCATCAACATGGATGGGACCGCGATTATGCAAGGGGTTGCGGCGATCTTTATCGCTCAGGTGTATGGGATTGATCTGACCCTTACTCAGCAGCTTCTGATCATTCTGACGGCCACGCTGGCTTCAATCGGCACCGCCGCCGTTCCCTCCGCCGGGATCGTGATGTTGACGGTCGTCTTCCCGACGGTGGGCTTGCCACTGGAAGGATTGGCAATCGTATTGGGGGTTGACCGACTCCTCGACATGGCACGTACTGCCACCAACATCACCGGTGACGCCATGGTCGCCACCTGTGTCGCCAAGACGGAGGGCGCTGACGTAGAAGTAAACGAAGAAGCGGTGAAGACCGCTTAG